The following are encoded in a window of Geobacter metallireducens GS-15 genomic DNA:
- a CDS encoding universal stress protein: MEDFRRILVVSRMTTYCQEAVHCGVSLARKYGAELFLIHAIHNPFGLEGWNLPVVSLEKEYEKITREAKADLDRILERERSNGLPVAELIRKGEPTKEILKAVEELKIDLLIMLSHEEWRLEHFLFGRSNEEIVRKMPCSVLLVKKEPQSVKW, from the coding sequence ATGGAAGATTTCAGGCGTATTCTCGTGGTGAGCAGAATGACCACCTACTGCCAGGAGGCGGTTCACTGCGGCGTCTCCCTCGCCCGCAAGTATGGCGCGGAACTCTTTCTTATCCACGCAATTCACAATCCGTTTGGACTTGAAGGATGGAACCTCCCCGTTGTTTCCCTCGAAAAGGAGTATGAGAAGATCACGCGGGAGGCCAAGGCAGACCTGGACAGGATTCTGGAGAGGGAACGAAGCAATGGTCTCCCGGTGGCCGAGTTGATCAGGAAAGGGGAGCCAACCAAGGAGATCCTGAAGGCGGTGGAAGAGCTGAAGATCGATCTTCTGATCATGCTCTCCCATGAAGAATGGCGTCTCGAGCATTTCCTGTTCGGAAGGAGCAACGAGGAGATCGTCCGGAAGATGCCCTGCTCGGTCCTTCTCGTAAAAAAGGAACCCCAGTCGGTGAAGTGGTAG